GCCGTTTCGATTCAGCACTAGATCTTGTAACTTAATTTCCTCTTCTAATAGAGGTGCATAATTACGCCGTGAAAGAGCCCGCAATCTTGCCTGCAATTCCCCTATTTCAAAAGGCTTCACGAGGTAATCATCAGCTCCGGAATCCAATCCCTCAATTCGGTCTTCTACTGTATCCTTTGCAGTCAACATCAGGATGGCTCCCGGATATCCTTGTTTCCGTAATCGGCGGCAGACATCTACCCCATCGCCGTTCGGCATCATCCAATCTAGGATTAAGACATCATAGTGTGCGTTGGAAGCGTAATAATATGCATCTTCCCCTTCCATCACCCACTCTACCTTGTAACCTGTTTTCGTAAGCATATATACAATTAATTCACCTAGCTGCGAATCATCTTCTGCTAATAAGATTTTCATATCTAGAAACTCCTTTTAATCAGTTGATAAACTTCTCCATTACCTGGATGATCTCTAACAACTCAAATCTTATCATAGCCGCCTTAAAATTTAGAACTTTACTGAAGATAAAATAAGCCGCAAAGAGCGACTGGCCTAGTAAGGCGATTCCACAAATAATAGCTGGTACCCTTGCTATTTTTGCTAAAGCTCCCGGTTTTCCTCCGGCCTTAAAACTTTGTCCTATTACTTGGAAAGCATTTATGATAGCTTGAACGAGAATAAGTGAGGATAAAAAAATACTTATATGCATAATTGCTGCTTCATTCCTGAAATAAAGCGGCACAGCTAATAGTGCTGCAAATGATAACGCCCATAATACCCCAAAAAGGTTTCGAATCCAGAGTAAAATAGAGATCACCATTAGACCGATAAAGAAATATATAACCCAATCAAACTTATGAAATGATAGTAAATAAAACAACCCCATTGCTAGTATCAATGTACCCGTATATCCAATATAAACCATCATTACCTTTTTGATTTTCGAGCCGACAATGTTTGTTGTCTCGCCTGAGCCGTTTTTGTACAATTTAATTTTATTTGATTTTCCTTCTCTCGTAACAACAACTGCTAAAACATGAAAGATCTTCTCGATTAGTGTATTACATAGAGAAAAATAAACCCTAAACATAGGAAGCCTGCTAATAGCCAGTGCCCCGGCCAAATTTAGCAGTATAAGGCTTGTAACACTCACGTTGAATTCTCCTTTCCATTTATATAAAGAAAAAGAAGCACCAATCCTGCAAAGAGTGCTTCCTTTCTCAAATTATCCTTACAACGTCACTTTTTCACGTTTTAATTTTTCAAGTTCCTGTTCGAGCTCTTCTTCCCTTATATAATTTTGAAATGCGGCATCATGCTGCGCTAATGGACTGGAGAACTGGCTGCCAGCTTGGACCTGAGCTTCCATCAACATAATTCGTTCTTCCGCACGTGCCACTCCTCTTGCAATGTTATCTGTTTGGAAGGAAACAGTCGCTTTTTGAATTTGCTTAATAGACTGAGCCACATTTGCCCTTGAAGCTAATAAAATTTTCTTATGCTGCAATTCATTATAGGTTTCCTTCAATTGGTTCAATTTTTTTACTAAAATTTGAGTCTGTTCTTTGATTGCATCAAATTGCTGTTGATAGAGGTCAAACTGTTTTTCATGAAGCAGTTTTTCCTGAACGGCTAATTTCGCGATGTTATCCTCTTCTTGTTCAATTGCAAGTTTAGCCTGACGCGTTCTTTTGGCTATTAATTGTTCAGTTTCTAGCAATAAAGCTGCTTGTTTTTTCTCCACAAGGTATTGCTGTGATAATGCTTTTTGGCCCCTAAGAATTTCCTGCTCCAATTCTCTTGAATATTCATTCAACATTGCAATTGGATCTTCCATCCCATCCAATAATCCATTTATTTCAGCCTTCGTAATCGTTTTTACTCTTTTAAAAATACCCATTTTGCTATTCTCCTTTTTTTGTTATGTTTTTTTCCCACTGGTCTAACATGCTTGCATTTTGATTGATGATTGGAATATGTGAACCTACTACAGGTGTATCAATGAACTGTTGCATAGCAGAATTTTTTGCTTTCCTTCTAACCCATTTCACGATTAGAACTAAAAGTGTTAGTCCAACAATCAGAAATAGTAAAAGTCCAAACCATGAAAAATCTCCTCCATGATGAGGACCATTCATAAACTGGTGAGGTCCCCTTCCAAAATGGTGCCCCCGCCCTTCAGGTCGAAACCCGCTATTTTGGAACACCACATTGGTTTGTTGTCCTCCTAGTAGATGCAGGAAGGAATTAATTACAACTAGTGCAGAAGTAATGATCACACCCCAGAAAATGGCTAGTTTAACTCTAGTATTCATCGCTATGTTTCCTCCTTTCGTTCTTGATAGTTTGAAGTTTATCGGACAATGGTGAAAACTTGGTGAAAGGAGGACATGTTCTAAAAAATTTTTTAAAAATTTTGGTCTTCTAATAAATGTAAAAGAAGTGGTTCTATTCTATTAACTATTAGATTATGATAGTCTTTGGATAATATTAATTGAATGGACTGAGAGGCTAATGCCTATGTGGAAAAACAGAAACGTTTGGATTATTTTAACAGGGGAATTTATCGCTGGTCTTGGCCTATGGCTTGGGATTATTGGTAATCTAGAGTTCATGCAGGAAAAGATACCTTCTGATTTCTTAAAGTCTCTTCTTATGGCTACCGGGCTAGTAGCAGGGATTATCGTTGGCCCTTACGCAGGCAAAATTACCGACCAGAAAAGTAAAAAGACAGTCATGCTATGGTCAGGGTTATTGCGTACTATCAGTGTTATCTTCATGCTAATTGCGATCGCTACAGGGTCAGT
This genomic stretch from Neobacillus niacini harbors:
- a CDS encoding response regulator transcription factor, whose translation is MKILLAEDDSQLGELIVYMLTKTGYKVEWVMEGEDAYYYASNAHYDVLILDWMMPNGDGVDVCRRLRKQGYPGAILMLTAKDTVEDRIEGLDSGADDYLVKPFEIGELQARLRALSRRNYAPLLEEEIKLQDLVLNRNGHFVRFGSEEIQLSPREYQLLDLLVQNKGQVIPREVILERIWGLDSDVAPKTIDATVKLIRKKLDKAGKQELIQSVRGVGYKVEN
- a CDS encoding M50 family metallopeptidase, giving the protein MSVTSLILLNLAGALAISRLPMFRVYFSLCNTLIEKIFHVLAVVVTREGKSNKIKLYKNGSGETTNIVGSKIKKVMMVYIGYTGTLILAMGLFYLLSFHKFDWVIYFFIGLMVISILLWIRNLFGVLWALSFAALLAVPLYFRNEAAIMHISIFLSSLILVQAIINAFQVIGQSFKAGGKPGALAKIARVPAIICGIALLGQSLFAAYFIFSKVLNFKAAMIRFELLEIIQVMEKFIN
- a CDS encoding PspA/IM30 family protein, yielding MGIFKRVKTITKAEINGLLDGMEDPIAMLNEYSRELEQEILRGQKALSQQYLVEKKQAALLLETEQLIAKRTRQAKLAIEQEEDNIAKLAVQEKLLHEKQFDLYQQQFDAIKEQTQILVKKLNQLKETYNELQHKKILLASRANVAQSIKQIQKATVSFQTDNIARGVARAEERIMLMEAQVQAGSQFSSPLAQHDAAFQNYIREEELEQELEKLKREKVTL